Within the Candidatus Coatesbacteria bacterium genome, the region GCGGCGATGACGGCGCGTTGCGGGGCGTGGGCCGCTCCGAGAACGCCGGCCTGGACTTCGCCGACTGTCGCTTCGTCCTCCTCGAAACGACAGGCCGTCGACAGGAGCGGCGGCAGCAGTGCTACGGCGACTAGGACGTGCTTGGCGCGCTGGGGCATGATTGATGGGTGACCGTTGTGTCGGGACGGCGAAGCTACACGCAAGTCAAGCTTAGCCGGAAAAGCCAGGAGACGTCAAGTTCAGCGTCAGATCGAAGGCCCCTTGCCGTTGCCGGGATGCTGGTGTAACATCGCCGCGACAACCGAACAGGAACGAGAAGCGTGCCCGAGCTGCGAGCCCTCCAGGATCCTCAGGCCCTGTTGCCACTGCTGGACTCCGAACGCCACCTGACCGAGGACGTCCGCTACAGCCTCTTGCTGCGCGGCTCCACCCCCTGGGAAGAGACGACGCGCTATCTCGTCGACGATCCGACCTCGCCGTCGCTGGTGCTCAAGTGCGAATGGCACCACACCTTCTACGCCCGGCGGACGAAGGACTTCACCACCGCCCTGGACTACCTGGAATCGACGGACTATCGCAACGAGCGCGAGGCCGCCGCAGCCGATTGGAAGACAGAGGAGCGGGAGCGCCTGCTGGGTGAGCTGCACTTCGGTGGTCTGGCCGAACGCTGGTGCCGGATACTGCGCAACCGTTATCCGATCGAGCACGAGAACCCCTGCTACGTTTACTACTGGGATGGTCCAGCGCCACGGGAGCCGCGGATCGAGCTGCGTGATCTCGGACCCGAACACGCCGAACTCGTCGAACAGCACTGGGAGTTCGGCGGTCACGACGAGGATTCCATCGCCTACATTCGCTGGCGCCTGGAGACCGGCCCGGCTCCCGCCGTCTTCGAAAACGACGAGCCCGTCGCCTGGTGCATGACCCACGGCGGTGGCTCGATGGGCAACATCTTCGTCCTGCCCGAGTATCGCCGACGGGGCCTGGGCCTGGAACTGACCTACGGGATGATCCGCCGGGTGCTGGACGGCGGCTGGCTGCCCCTCTGCCACATCAAGCAGGTCAACAAGGCCTCGATCAGCATGTCGGAAAAGGCCGGCCTGGTCTGCGGCGGCCCGGTCTCCTGGATTGCGGCGCGGCTGCACTGAAGCCCCGTTGAAAAACAGTTCACGGACCAGCGGACGATGGTCAGCCACCGCCGCCGGAACTGGCACGGTTTTTGCTTCTCGGCGAACGTTGGAGCTTTACTCAACGGTTCGCCTCCGCAAAAACCGTGCCAGTTCCGGCGGTGGAGCGTCGTGGCCGTCGCCGATCTTAGGCGGCAGTTTTTCAACGGGGCTTCAGAACCGTCGGTGGAATGACGTGAAACAACCGGGACCGTTTTTGAGCGGTCCCGGTTGTTCGTTGGAAGCTGCGCTTTTAGTCGGCGGCGATGCGGTAGACGACGCCGGCGTGGTCGTCGGAGACCAGCAAAGAGCCGTCGGGCAGCTCGAGGACGTCGACGGGGCGGCCCCAAGCCGTACCGTCGCCGAGCCAGCCTTCGACGAAGACCTCGTAGCCCGTCGGTTCGCCGGCGGTGTTTAGCGGGACGCGCATCACCCGGTAGCCGATGGGGATGCTGCGGTTCCAGGAGCCGTGCTCGGCGATGAAGATATCGCCGTGGTACTCGGGCGGAAAGGCTGCGCCGGTATAGAAACACATCCCCAGGGCGGCGACGTGGGGTCCGAGTTCTAGGGCGGGAGGTGTCAGCTCCAGGTCGGCGGGTTGACGGTCACCGTACTCCGGGTCGCGGACGTCGCGGCCGTGGAGATAGGGGTAGCCGAAGTGCAGGTCGCGCTCCGGGGCGCGGTTGAGTTCGTCGGGCGGTCGGTTGTCGCCCAGCCAGTCGCGGCCGTTATCGGTGAAGTAGAGCTCGTTGGTTGTGGGATGCCAGTCGAAGCCGACGGTGTTGCGGATGCCCCTGGCGTAGACGCCGACACTGTCACCATTGGGTCCGACGCTCAACAGGCAGCAGTAGGGCTCGTCGGGATCACAGATGTTGCAGGGGGCGCCGACGGGGATATAGAGCCGGCCGTTGGGACCGAAGGCGATGTACTTCCAGCCGTGGCGCTTGTCGTCGGGCAGGCCGTCGTAGAAGACCTTGGCCGGCGGCGGGTTGCTCAGTCGATCCAGAATATCCGGGTAGCGCAGGACGCGCTCGATCTCGGCCACATAGAGATCGTTGTCGGCGAAGGCCACACCGTTGGGGGTCTCGAGGCCTTCGAGGACGACCAGGGTTTCCTCGACGACGCCGTCGCCGTCGGTGTCACGCAGGGCGTAGACCCGACCCTGGCTGCGGGTGCCGACGAAGACGGTGCCGTCGGGGGCCAGGCAGAGGGAGCGGGCGCCGGGGACGTCGGCGGCGTAGAGTTCAACGCTGATGCCCGGTGGAGTGTCGAGCTCCTCGAGGGGCAGGGCGGTCGCAGCGACGGCGATGAAAAGGACGGTTAGCGCAGTAAGCTTGGTCATCGGTAATCACCCGATCTCACTGACGGCGGCGCGGTTTCCACGGGAGCGAACAGACCTCGATCTTCAGCTTTACATTGTGGGTCCATGGGTTGGGCCGTTTTTTTGGGGTTGTAAGAACGGGGCACTGGACAACGCGCCCTAAGCGGGTCTCGAGCAGACCAGGCGAAGGTGGGTTCTGGTCGCTGTTGTTCGATTAGAGGAAATATTTGATGTGCAGGCGCAGTTCGAGACCGTCGCCGTCGTTGCCGTAGCCCTCGTCGTCGGTCTCGGCGTTGTCGTCGTCGGAGACCAGGGAGATCGGTGCCAGGATCCGCCCGCCGAGGACGAAGTTCTGGCCGAAGCGCAGATCGACGCCGAGCTGGGGGGTGAGGCCGGCGGTCCAGGTGTCGCCGGAGATGCGCTCCCAGTCCTCCTCCTCGGTGGTGAAGTCGTCGAAGAGGAACTCGTAGCCGGCCAGGATATAGAACCCGCCCAGGCCGAGGTTGACGCTGATCTCGTCCACGGTCAGATAGGTCAGCACGTCGAGGCCGAAGCGGTGGAAGCTGCCGCTGACCTCGTCGAGGTAGCTGGGCAGGGCGGCCTGGGGTTGGAGGGGGATCTGGCTGCCCCACCAGGCGCGCAGGTTGAGGCGCTCGACGGGGCTGTAATCGACGGTCGCGCCGATGTCCAGGCCGTTGCCCGGGTAGAGAGGCACGGGAACGATGATCGACCACTCGGCGTCCGGGGCGGGCTCGAACTCGATCGGCAGCAGCTCGCCGACGGACAGGGAGCCGCCGAACTCGAAACCCAGGCCCAGGCGACCGACGAGATCAGCGGTCGCCGCAGCCGCGGGAAGCGATAGGAGGACAACCAAAAACAGTAGCGAGATTAGACGGGGCATCGTCCTCCTTTAGCGCTGGCCGGCCTTGATCGAGCCCCAACTGGCGGGAACGATCTCGCTCCAGGGCTCGGGTTCGATGTTGGAATCCGCCAGCACGTAGAATTTGGCATAGCTGGTAAAGCTCGGCGCGCCGCCGTCGACGCTCTCCACCGAAGCCACCCCGCTCTGACCGATGAAGCCCCCGGGGACGATCCAGCCATAGATCCAGACGTCCTTGTCGGTCTGACCCCAGTTGTCGCTGACCACGGCGTGCTCACGCAGGACGAGGCAGGGCCACCACTCTCCCTGCGAGGCCGGGACCTTGACCCGGCCTTCGGCGATGATCTCCTTGTCGTGACTCTCGTCGACGATGACATGGATGATGGCCACCCAGAAATCGTAGGTGTAGTCGTAGCTCCAACTCGTACCGACCTGGAGGGGCAGGTCCCAGAAGGTGATGTCGGGGTCGTAGGTGGTTTCGAACTGCAGGCCGCCCCAGGGCAGGGTGGCGCCGTACTGACGGTAGTCGTTTCCCAGGCCGCTGTAGAACCACACCTCGCCGACGTCGTCCTGCTCGATGCGCTCGGCGTAATCGGCGGCGGGGAAGGAATCTCCGTGAGGCGAGTCGGCTTTGTCGAGAACCTCGAATTCGGCGTACTGGGCGGAGCTCAGCGAGGAGAAGTCCCACTCCTCGGCCGCCGGATCCCAGCCCGACCAGGTGCCGTCGGTCAGGTAGTAGAAATCGCCGTAGACCCCCTCCTGGTAGTTGTAGTCCTCGACGCCGATGGTCAGCGCTCCGGCGATTGCAACAACGATGAGCAGCAGGGTGCTGGTGGACCGGATGCTCATGGCGCCCCTTTCTCCCGTTACGCTGGTCGGTGGTGGTGTTGTGCTGCAGTCAGGATGGTTAATAAAACAATGGATCACACACGATCATGGACTAATCAGGCTGCTTTTTAGGTAATCTAGCCTGCCGGGATCGTTTCTGTGGTTGAAGCTGAACGACCCTTCCCTGATAAAGAGCCTGAAGGTGCGCTTTAAGACGTAGTGGTCGGATATTAGGCGGTGTTTGGCATAGCCCCGGAAGCTCTCGAGGCCGTTGCTTGCCGCCAACCAGGGTCTTATCGTGGTTGATGCGCCTGTGATGGAAGCCGTTGAATGAGACAGCTTGTAATAGGCCTTCCAGCCGTCGGAGTAGACGCTCGAGTCCAGCTCGACGTTCTCCAGGATCGCGCCCAGCAGGTGCTTCTCGCCGCAGTTGGGCGGCAGGATGACGCGGACCTCACCACCCCGCTTGAGCAGCCAGAAGACGGGGATCTTGCCGCCGCCCCCCCGACCACGTTTGCCCTGCCGTGGCCGCCGAAGTAGGACTCATCCACCTCGATGTGCCCCTCGAGCTTCTCCAGCTCGGCCTCCCGAGCGGCGGCGATGCGCTCGCCAATGATACGCTAGTGCTTGGCGAGCGTACTGGGATGGATGCGGGCCGTCTTTGCCGCTCGGGCCGCGGTTGCTTCAAGCCACAACAGCGCGGCGATCAACTCGCGCTGTTCTACGGCGCTCGCACATCCGCCGCCCGTCACCTAACATGTTGTGATAGCGATAGTTACACTTCGGACACGTGACGTGCCTGTCAGGATTACCCTTTAAGCCGGCGGCCACAGCGCCTCCATTGCTCGTGACATGACGGCATCCTGGTAACTCTCGTGACTACAAGACAATCACAATATATGATGACCCATGAGCGTTAAGGTATCCCTAAAACAATGGTAAGCTAATGGTATTAGGGTCCGGGCTGATTGTCAATCCAGGTCGTCGAGATAGCGGTTAATAGCAAGATTGGCAATAATGTACGGGTTGCTATCCGGACTGGTTTTGGCGTTCCTTAGATTCACTGAATGGTGGGATTGAGTAGCTCCGTCCCGCTGCGAACGAGTAAACGATAGGGGTGGTGTTTCGCGCTGGTTCGCCCTGCTCAGCGCGCTGGGTTGATCGTTTGTGCGGCTGGTTAACACAACCGGGCATCACTTGACGGCAATGGGCCTGCAAATACCGCTAGGCCTCAGCTAACCTGAGCGGAGCAATGGAGCAGTTTATCCTGCAGGTCGTCGAGACAACGGTCGTCCTGCCTGGGGTTGAAGCGGAACGATCTTTCACGGATAGCGAGCCTTAAGTAACACTTGAACCCGCCGTGGTCGGCTGTCAGCCGTCGCCGGCGAACGACCGGCTTCTTGTCGTCATCGACGCGCCTGTAGTAACGATATGCCGTATCGCGCCGGCTGCCCGGGTTCTTGGCGATCCGCGCCGCCGGGACGCACGGCCGGAATGGGCGAGCGCGTTGAGGGTCAGCTCGAGACAGCTTCGTCTTGGGCGCTGTGGACATTTCTTGCCGCATCTCTTGCGGCTACATCGACCAGCGGCCACCTCGCAGGGCTGCCGATGGTTACATTAGGGGCAACTAATCCACCGGCCGCTTGCTTCTTTCCGCCGCCATTTTCGCCCCCCTATTTGTGACGGAACAACCCAGCCCGCCGCGCATGTTAACGCTGAGTTACATACAGACATCGGTCCGGAGACGCTGTGCGAGCCCGACCGATGAGATACTCCCGAACAGCCTATTCTTAGAAAGGCGGTTGGAAGAGGGCAGTCGGGTACATTGACCTTTCGTTTGGGATTATCACCTAGTTATGACCAAGCGCGAAGTCTGCTCCTGAGGTAGTTTAGCGCGTTTTCGGCGTCTCGATGGATGAAGCTGAACGACCTTTCAGGGATGAAGAGTCCGAAGCTGTGATTGAAGCCGTCGTGGCAGGCTTTTCGGCGGCGTTTGGCGTCGCCCCGGAAGTTCTCGATACGATTGATGTTTATCCCGCCATCAGCGAAATCCCGTTGGTGGCTGAAGCGCTTGTGGTGGAAGCCGTTGAGTGACGGTTTCGTCCAGACCCGCCGGCCTTCGGCGTAGCGGTGT harbors:
- a CDS encoding sorbosone dehydrogenase family protein, translating into MTKLTALTVLFIAVAATALPLEELDTPPGISVELYAADVPGARSLCLAPDGTVFVGTRSQGRVYALRDTDGDGVVEETLVVLEGLETPNGVAFADNDLYVAEIERVLRYPDILDRLSNPPPAKVFYDGLPDDKRHGWKYIAFGPNGRLYIPVGAPCNICDPDEPYCCLLSVGPNGDSVGVYARGIRNTVGFDWHPTTNELYFTDNGRDWLGDNRPPDELNRAPERDLHFGYPYLHGRDVRDPEYGDRQPADLELTPPALELGPHVAALGMCFYTGAAFPPEYHGDIFIAEHGSWNRSIPIGYRVMRVPLNTAGEPTGYEVFVEGWLGDGTAWGRPVDVLELPDGSLLVSDDHAGVVYRIAAD
- a CDS encoding GNAT family N-acetyltransferase; translation: MPELRALQDPQALLPLLDSERHLTEDVRYSLLLRGSTPWEETTRYLVDDPTSPSLVLKCEWHHTFYARRTKDFTTALDYLESTDYRNEREAAAADWKTEERERLLGELHFGGLAERWCRILRNRYPIEHENPCYVYYWDGPAPREPRIELRDLGPEHAELVEQHWEFGGHDEDSIAYIRWRLETGPAPAVFENDEPVAWCMTHGGGSMGNIFVLPEYRRRGLGLELTYGMIRRVLDGGWLPLCHIKQVNKASISMSEKAGLVCGGPVSWIAARLH